The following coding sequences are from one Triticum dicoccoides isolate Atlit2015 ecotype Zavitan chromosome 4A, WEW_v2.0, whole genome shotgun sequence window:
- the LOC119283834 gene encoding uncharacterized protein LOC119283834, translating to MDVGSGAPEETRPRSRRPSLRLRAAYKRLVLLLTKVSTGLRIPSPPPNKLNIDDPDEDRISALTDDILLGILERLDLRDAVRAGAVSTRWQHLPHRLSRLHLDVRHFGGATDPVATMEAFTAAMCRLLSPPAPAKCKRAIKTLLLDFFPESDPHLISIGRAVEDVVTRGETECLEFYIRSTCAEEAGGVRAQSAKEFMSFSRDCPVAFRWLTVLTLTQLMFRDTDVAEIIRACDNLKHLTLRFCTLVKEHSTSTVKIDTPCSGLQVLDLFRFVCTRVELVSVPKLRKVWCESWYRGNPPVSFGYVPELRDVTFSSHAMTWQAPFLLSECMSRSATNLSKLSFNFCCQMIWIKPEHPKHLTAMFRNLTDVEFFAIFPECDLSWTLFILEAAPALQTFNLSRERHACLGTVEDSAKKTNVTWDPSKNLKHLNLKSLMMSGFEEKDKVTNYIRLVMERAVGLKRIEMYGVHPFEKCDATDPTRSQVNEACRRRVKERLTHGSSSTVQILIMYYIVS from the exons ATGGACGTGGGGAGCGGAGCGCCGGAGGAGACGCGGCCACGGAGCAGGAGGCCGTCCCTACGGCTCCGGGCCGCATACAAGCGATTGGTTCTGCTTCTAACCAAGGTTTCAACCGGCCTCCgaatcccgtcgccgccgccgaacaAGCTCAACATCGACGACCCAGACGAGGATAGAATCAGCGCGCTCACCGACGACATCCTCCTCGGAATCCTCGAGCGCCTCGACCTGCGCGACGCGGTCCGCGCCGGTGCAGTCTCCACGCGGTGGCAGCACCTCCCCCACCGGCTCTCGCGCCTGCACCTCGACGTCCGCCACTTCGGCGGAGCGACTGATCCAGTCGCGACCATGGAGGCGTTCACGGCCGCGATGTGCAGATTGCTGTCTCCTCCGGCTCCGGCCAAGTGCAAGCGCGCCATCAAGACCCTCCTCCTCGACTTCTTCCCTGAGTCGGACCCTCACCTGATATCCATAGGCCGCGCCGTCGAGGACGTTGTCACCCGCGGTGAGACTGAATGTCTTGAATTTTACATACGCTCGACATGCGCGGAAGAAGCTGGCGGGGTGCGTGCGCAGTCCGCGAAGGAGTTCATGTCCTTCTCCCGTGACTGCCCAGTTGCGTTCCGCTGGCTCACCGTGCTAACTCTCACGCAACTCATGTTCCGAGACACCGATGTGGCCGAAATCATTAGGGCTTGCGATAACCTCAAGCACCTCACCCTTAGATTCTGCACACTGGTTAAGGAGCACTCCACGTCCACGGTCAAGATCGACACGCCGTGCTCTGGGCTCCAGGTGCTCGACTTGTTCCGCTTTGTTTGCACGCGGGTCGAGCTTGTCTCTGTCCCCAAGCTCAGGAAAGTGTGGTGCGAATCATGGTACAGGGGGAACCCCCCGGTGAGCTTCGGCTACGTTCCAGAGCTTCGCGATGTGACCTTCAGCTCTCATGCCATGACGTGGCAGGCACCATTCTTGCTGAGCGAGTGCATGTCAAGGAGTGCCACCAACCTGTCTAAACTCTCTTTTAATTTTTGCTGCCAAATG ATTTGGATTAAGCCGGAACATCCAAAGCACCTCACTGCTATGTTCAGAAACCTGACGGATGTGGAGTTTTTCGCTATCTTTCCTGAGTGTGATCTGAGCTGGACCCTGTTTATCCTTGAAGCTGCACCTGCGCTACAGACTTTCAAC TTGTCTCGAGAACGGCATGCTTGTCTCGGAACGGTCGAGGACAGTGCCAAGAAGACCAATGTGACGTGGGACCCATCCAAGAATTTGAAGCACCTGAACTTGAAGTCGCTGATGATGTCCGGGTTCGAGGAGAAAGACAAGGTGACAAACTACATAAGGCTAGTCATGGAGCGAGCTGTGGGATTGAAGAGAATCGAGATGTATGGTGTACACCCATTTGAGAAATGCGATGCCACTGACCCGACGAGATCCCAGGTGAATGAAGCTTGCAGGCGTCGGGTCAAGGAGCGACTCACACATGGATCCTCCTCAACCGTGCAGATATTAATAATGTACTACATCGTCTCATAA